The Dokdonia donghaensis DSW-1 DNA window CGATGAATTTGAAGGGCGTAACACAGGAGACCCAGGTCAAAAAAAGGCAGCAGCATACCTTGTAAACTATTACAAAGAGCTAAACGTACAACCAGGTAATAATGGTGATTACTATCAAATCGTTCCTAATACATTTTTTAGAAAAGGAAGCGGACTTAATGATTCTGAAAACGTTCTAGCTTTTATAAAAGGATCAGAAAAGCCAGAAGAGGTTCTTGTGCTCTCTGCACACCTAGATCACGTAGGTATGGACGCAAAAGGAAATGTATATAACGGTGCAGACGATGATGGCTCTGGAACAGTAGCTTTACTTGAGATTGCAGAGGCTTTTAAACAAGCTGTTAAAGATGGTAAAGGACCTAAACGTTCTATCCTATTTTTACACGTTACAGGTGAAGAAAAAGGTCTTTATGGATCAAGATATTATTCAGAAAATCCAGTATACCCACTTGCAAATACCATTGCAGATCTTAACATAGATATGATAGGTCGTAATGATGATGCGCACAAAGAAGATAACAACTATGTGTACCTCATAGGCTCTGATAAGCTTAGTACAGATTTACACAATATCTCATCTGCAGTAAATGCAAAGTACTTTGACATCAACCTAGACTACCGTTATAATGTAGAAAATGAGCCTAACAGATTTTACTACCGCTCAGACCACTATAACTTTGCAAAGCACAATGTGCCAGTAATCTTCTACTTTAATGGAACGCACGATGATTATCATAAAATAAGTGATACTCCAGATAAGATCAACTATCCTTTACTTGAGAAGCGCACAAAGCTCGTTTTTGCAACAGCGTGGGAACTTGCAAACAGAAAGGAAAAACCGGTAGTAGATAAAGCCGAAAAAGAGTAAAACCGAAACAACTCATTATCAGAATTATAAAAAATGGAGCAAAAAAATGCTCCATTTTTTTTGATAAAAGGTTGTACATCTATTAATATTAATTATCTTTGCACTCGCAATTAAAATGGTGGTTGTAGCTCAGCTGGTTAGAGCGCTGGTTTGTGGTACCAGAGGTCGCCGGTTCGAAACCGGTCTTCCACCCTTAAAAAAAGCTATCCTTCTGGATAGCTTTTTTGTTTTTATATGCTTTGTGTGTTGTGAGCTCTTATATTAAGTCAAATAGGCTATTTACAGCTGCATATCGCTCTACAGTAAAACCTTCACCATACTCTGTCCCTATAAGTCTACCTAGATCTCTTGCTCTATAGTTTATGCTATCTTTAAAAGTCTTACTAGATATAGGCGTGTCTCCTTCCTTATTATTTGGATCGTGAAACTGCGATGTGTAAGCAAACACAGACTCACATTTTTTATCTATAAAGCCTGTAACATCTACTACCACATCTGGCTCTATATTTTGCCATTGTATATAGTGATACACAGTTTTGGGACGCCATTTTTCTTGAGGCTTTCCATCTGCTATAGTTTCTATTTTTTTAAGACCGCTTAAAAAACAAGCATCACTGGCTAGTTTACTCCCTTTACCGTGATCTATATGCCTATCTGTTATAGCATTGCAGAGCACCATTTCTGGTTGATATTTACGTATGATTTCTATGATTTTGAGTTGGCTCTCTCTATCATTTACAAAAAACCCATCTGCGAGTGCTATATTTTCTCGTACGCTCACGCCTAATATCTTTGCTGCATTTGCTGCCTCTACATCACGTATCTCTGCAGATCCTCTGGTTCCTAACTCTCCCCTTGTAAGATCAAGAATACCTACTTTTTTTCCGTTTGCTATTTCCTTTGCTATCGTTGCTCCACAGCCCAACTCTACGTCGTCTGGATGTGCTCCTATAGCTAGTATGTCTAATTTCATAAAATATATTGTTGTAATGCCGTAATGGCATTTTATAAGTCGTACAATTCTAGTCTGCCACTATTGTTGCTTTCTTGAGTACAACTTCAAGCGCTTGGTCAATATCTGCCATAAGATCTTTTTTCTCTTCTATACCTACAGAAAAGCGTATCAAGCCATCTGCAATACCTTGTTTTGCTCGCTCTTCTTCTCCTAGTAAAAAGTGAGAAGTTTGCGCTGGGCAAAGCATTGTACTCTCCACACCTGCAAGACTCATAGAAGGTTTTATAAGTTTAAGCGCTTTTTGAAACTCTTCTGCATCAATGTGTGGTGCTAACTCGAAGGACATCATACCACCAAAACCGCTCATTTGCTTTTTTGCAAGAGCATAGTCAGGATGCGACTTGAGACCTGGATAATACACCTTATCTATTTGCTCCTTTTTATCGAGCCATTTGGCAAGTTTCTTTGCATTTCTATTTTGAGCTTTAACACGCAATGCCATTGTCTTGATACTACGCTCAAGCATCCAGACCATAAGATCACTTAAGCTTCCTCCTAGATTTTTACCTAGGTTCCAGATACGGTCTATATGCTCTTGACTTGCTGCAACGGCTCCTGCACAGATATCACTATGACCACCCATATATTTTGTTGCCGAGTGTATCATTATATCTATCCCAAAATCTTTTGGTTTTTGATTTACAGGTGATGCAAAGGTGTTATCTATCATCGTTACAATGCCGTGCTTTTTGGCTAGTGCAGAGACCATTTCCATATCTGTCACTTTCATAAGCGGGTTAGACGGTGTCTCTATGTAGATAACTTTGGTTTGTGGGGTTATCGCTTTCGCGAAAGCGGCCTCACTAAGATCTTCTGTAAACGTATAGGTGATACCATATTTATCAAACTCCTCCACCACAAGATTATAGGTCCCTCCGTATAAAGTTTCTTGTAATACAATGTGATCGCCACTTCTCAAAAAGGCAAGTAAGGTTGTGCTCACTGCAGCCATACCACTGCCAAAAATCATTCCCGCCTCAGTTTTTTCTAAAGCTGCAATTTTCTTGCTCAGCCCTTCTTGATTAGGTGTATTAAAATAACGTGGGTAGCGCTTTACATCTACATCCATAAAGGCATATGAAGATGACATAAATATAGGAGAAACAGCTCCTTGAAACTGCTCGTCTTTTACTTCTCCCGTGTGAGTACAAATGGTATTGAGACCCTGGTTTGACTTTGACATAACTTTACTTTTTTAAATGTTCTAAAAATACAAAAAACACCTAGAGCACCTCTCTCATTATTAAAGAATAAAATAGCGCACTCTGGGCCAATGGCTTAGCACAGTTTTATACATTCTCTTAAAAATGTTAATGCAATAGTCGTATAAAGTTGCTACCTTTAAAAGGATGAAATTGATTACTAACATATATCAGCTTTTAGTAACTGGAGAATATGATAAGCCTCTTTGTGGCAAGGAGATGGGCGCTATGCCATATATTGAGAATGCGTATCTCGTAATAGATGAAGATTGCATTTATGAGTATGGTATTATGGATGATTTACATCCCATCGCTGTAGATGAAGTTATAGACGCAACAGGTCAAATAGTTTTACCTATGTGGTGTGACTCTCACACGCATCTAGTATTTGCTACAACTCGTGAAGATGAGTTTGTAGATCGTATCAAAGGCTTGAGTTATCAAGAGATTGCTGCCAAAGGTGGTGGAATTTTGAACAGCGCTCGCAAGTTACAGGCAATGAGCGAAGATGAACTTTATAAAGATGCATTAGAGCGCTTATCACAATGTATTAAAACGGGTACTGGAGCTATAGAGATTAAAACAGGTTATGGCCTTACAGTAGCATCAGAACTTAAAATGCTGCGCGTTATTAAAAGACTCAGTACTGCCGTAGATATCCCTGTAAAAGCAACGCTTCTGGCAGCACACGCTATACCAGAACGTCATAAACAAAATAGAGCAGCTTATATAGATGAGATTGTAAATGAGATGATACCAGCATTTACAAAGGAGTCATTAGTAGATTTTATAGACATATTTTGTGAGACAGGATACTTTACGGTGGCAGAAATGGATACCATAGTCAACGCAGGAAAGGCGCACGGCTTAAAACCTAAAGTACACGTCAACCAGTTTACAAGTATAGGTGGCATACAGAAGGCTATAGAGCTTGAAGCGCTTACTGTAGATCATCTAGAAGAACTTACCGAAAAAGATATAGATGAATTAAAAACATCAAATACGATACCGGTAGCCCTTCCAGGTTGTTCTTTCTTCTTAAATATACCATATACACCCGCACGCAAGATTATAGACTCAGGCCTATCTCTTGCTGTGGCAACAGACTACAATCCAGGATCATCACCTAGCAGCTCTATGAATTTTATAGTCTCACAGGCGTGCATCAATCTTAAAATGACCCCTGCAGAGGCAATTGTTGCAGCTACTATAAATGGTGCATTTGCAATGGATGTTGCAAAAGAAACTGGAAGTATTACAAAAGGAAAAAAAGCAAATTTAATAATTACTAAACCCCTACCCTCTTACAATGCAATTCCCTATCACTTTGGACAACACCAGATTGATGAAGTAATTGTAAATGGAGAAGTCTTATGATTATACCTAATTTTTCTATCGTACCGGGAAGCCCGGTAAGTGACATTTTTATTGAACACGAAGTTAAAACCTTCTACGAGGCGATACGCAAAGTGCAAAATCTACCGTACGGGAGAGTAGAAAACCCTTTGGAATTTGGAAGCATTATTACAAATGGTCGAGGTACCTGTAGCACTAAACACGCGACACTTAAAATGCTCACAGATGAGCACGCAATTTATGGTTTACAGTTAGAACTTGCCATATATGCTATGAGTAAAGAGAACACCCCAGGTGTGGG harbors:
- a CDS encoding M28 family metallopeptidase, whose product is MKKYFALLGLSLVALSCNESKKAVAPTQAADPVIIDVTALESDETDVRKYTNTITEGELKEMLYVYASDEFEGRNTGDPGQKKAAAYLVNYYKELNVQPGNNGDYYQIVPNTFFRKGSGLNDSENVLAFIKGSEKPEEVLVLSAHLDHVGMDAKGNVYNGADDDGSGTVALLEIAEAFKQAVKDGKGPKRSILFLHVTGEEKGLYGSRYYSENPVYPLANTIADLNIDMIGRNDDAHKEDNNYVYLIGSDKLSTDLHNISSAVNAKYFDINLDYRYNVENEPNRFYYRSDHYNFAKHNVPVIFYFNGTHDDYHKISDTPDKINYPLLEKRTKLVFATAWELANRKEKPVVDKAEKE
- the bshB1 gene encoding bacillithiol biosynthesis deacetylase BshB1, whose amino-acid sequence is MKLDILAIGAHPDDVELGCGATIAKEIANGKKVGILDLTRGELGTRGSAEIRDVEAANAAKILGVSVRENIALADGFFVNDRESQLKIIEIIRKYQPEMVLCNAITDRHIDHGKGSKLASDACFLSGLKKIETIADGKPQEKWRPKTVYHYIQWQNIEPDVVVDVTGFIDKKCESVFAYTSQFHDPNNKEGDTPISSKTFKDSINYRARDLGRLIGTEYGEGFTVERYAAVNSLFDLI
- a CDS encoding trans-sulfuration enzyme family protein — encoded protein: MSKSNQGLNTICTHTGEVKDEQFQGAVSPIFMSSSYAFMDVDVKRYPRYFNTPNQEGLSKKIAALEKTEAGMIFGSGMAAVSTTLLAFLRSGDHIVLQETLYGGTYNLVVEEFDKYGITYTFTEDLSEAAFAKAITPQTKVIYIETPSNPLMKVTDMEMVSALAKKHGIVTMIDNTFASPVNQKPKDFGIDIMIHSATKYMGGHSDICAGAVAASQEHIDRIWNLGKNLGGSLSDLMVWMLERSIKTMALRVKAQNRNAKKLAKWLDKKEQIDKVYYPGLKSHPDYALAKKQMSGFGGMMSFELAPHIDAEEFQKALKLIKPSMSLAGVESTMLCPAQTSHFLLGEEERAKQGIADGLIRFSVGIEEKKDLMADIDQALEVVLKKATIVAD
- the hutI gene encoding imidazolonepropionase, whose protein sequence is MKLITNIYQLLVTGEYDKPLCGKEMGAMPYIENAYLVIDEDCIYEYGIMDDLHPIAVDEVIDATGQIVLPMWCDSHTHLVFATTREDEFVDRIKGLSYQEIAAKGGGILNSARKLQAMSEDELYKDALERLSQCIKTGTGAIEIKTGYGLTVASELKMLRVIKRLSTAVDIPVKATLLAAHAIPERHKQNRAAYIDEIVNEMIPAFTKESLVDFIDIFCETGYFTVAEMDTIVNAGKAHGLKPKVHVNQFTSIGGIQKAIELEALTVDHLEELTEKDIDELKTSNTIPVALPGCSFFLNIPYTPARKIIDSGLSLAVATDYNPGSSPSSSMNFIVSQACINLKMTPAEAIVAATINGAFAMDVAKETGSITKGKKANLIITKPLPSYNAIPYHFGQHQIDEVIVNGEVL